A window of Tripterygium wilfordii isolate XIE 37 chromosome 7, ASM1340144v1, whole genome shotgun sequence contains these coding sequences:
- the LOC120001874 gene encoding EKC/KEOPS complex subunit Tprkb: MKVFEIINGSTLSLSLFVDVTNAKELLDSMQAGNLEPEVALLNASLIPDTFPVLAAAHKTLVAKARESLTTRTLHSELVYNYSGSKHITESLKRCGISETTTYILAACFSASSEEMTAVEQIINGREIGLEELEARANQAQIQKHYKISGLELAISSVGDAITCRIAARDAL; encoded by the exons ATGAAGGTGTTTGAGATCATAAATGGAAGCACCTTATCTCTTTCCCTCTTTGTTGATGTCACTAATGCCAA GGAACTCCTAGATTCGATGCAAGCTGGGAACTTGGAACCTGAAGTAGCTCTGCTCAATGCATCTCTG ATTCCAGATACTTTCCCTGTTTTGGCTGCTGCACATAAGACCCTTGTAGCCAAGGCAAGGGAGTCACTTACGACACGGACGCTTCATTCCGAGCTTGTTTACAATTATTCAGGATCTAAGCAT ATCACCGAATCTTTGAAAAGATGTGGCATCTCCGAGACCACGACTTACATTCTTGCTGCTTGTTTCAGTGCCTCCTCCGAAGAG ATGACTGCCGTAGAGCAAATTATCAATGGTAGAGAGATTGGTTTGGAGGAGTTAGAAGCAAGAGCAAACCAAGCTCAGATACAAAAG CATTACAAAATATCTGGCCTGGAGCTGGCAATATCCTCCGTTGGTGATGCTATTACATGCCGGATTGCAGCACGCGATGCTCTGTGA
- the LOC120001873 gene encoding probable LRR receptor-like serine/threonine-protein kinase At1g67720: MTLSIFLLWLVSIPLIVHSLPAPRGWLISCGASGEQKLGTLKYIPDEGFISVGNKSVLKGQDLLPILTTVRYFPDTSARKYCYVIPVIKGGKYLIRTTYYYGGFDGGTEPPVFDQIIQGTKWSIVNTTEDYANGMSSYYEIVVVSSGKTLSVCLARNEHTSSSPFISALELEYLEDSMYNSSDFNKYALTTVARHSFGNEDMISFPDDQFNRLWQPFTDNNPVVDSKSSVSSSDFWNLPPEKAFHSAITTSRGKTLVLQWPPVSLPSSKFYVALYFQDNRTPSPYSWRVFSVSINGRNFYKDLNVTTNGVTVYGKEWPLSGKTEITLTPNDRTPVGPMINAGEIFQILPLAGRTLTRDVMAMEDLAKKLDNPPSDWTGDPCLPHDNSWTGVVCSQDNLARVTTLNLTGMGLSGMLPSSVGNLTAITHIWLGGNKLTGQIPEMSTLKELQTLHLENNQFKGSIPKSLGQLGKLREIFLQNNNLDGDIPDSLQNKRGINLKVSSGNPKAME, from the exons ATGACTCTGTCCATCTTCCTCCTATGGCTTGTCAGCATTCCTCTCATCGTCCACTCCCTTCCTGCCCCAAGAG GTTGGCTCATAAGCTGTGGGGCATCGGGAGAACAAAAGCTAGGAACCCTCAAATACATTCCCGATGAAGGTTTCATCTCCGTTGGAAACAAATCGGTCCTCAAAGGACAAGATTTGCTCCCGATTTTAACAACCGTGCGATACTTTCCCGATACGTCGGCGAGGAAATATTGCTATGTGATTCCGGTGATCAAAGGAGGGAAGTATTTGATAAGGACTACATATTACTATGGAGGTTTCGATGGAGGGACAGAGCCGCCTGTGTTTGATCAGATCATTCAAGGGACTAAGTGGAGCATTGTTAATACTACTGAGGATTATGCTAATGGCATGAGTTCTTATTATGAGATTGTCGTGGTTTCTTCAGGGAAGACGCTTAGCGTTTGCCTTGCAAGGAATGAACATACAAGTTCTAGTCCTTTTATATCGGCTCTTGAATTGGAGTACCTAGAAGATTCCATGTATAATTCCTCTGATTTTAATAAGTATGCGCTTACTACAGTTGCTCGTCACAGCTTTGGCAATGAGGACATGATCAG CTTTCCAGATGATCAATTCAACCGGTTATGGCAACCATTCACGGACAATAACCCTGTGGTTGATAGCAAGTCTAGTGTGTCTTCATCAGATTTTTGGAACCTTCCGCCTGAAAAGGCTTTCCACTCTGCCATCACAACAAGTCGAGGAAAGACACTTGTTCTCCAATGGCCACCTGTGTCACTTCCAAGTAGCAAATTctacgttgcactctatttccaGGACAATCGAACGCCTAGCCCATATAGCTGGAGAGTTTTCAGTGTTAGCATAAATGGCCGGAACTTTTACAAAGATCTTAATGTCACTACTAATGGCGTGACTGTTTATGGCAAGGAATGGCCTCTATCTGGAAAGACTGAAATCACCTTGACTCCTAATGATCGGACACCCGTTGGACCAATGATCAATGCTGGTGAGATCTTTCAGATTCTGCCTCTTGCAGGAAGGACACTCACAAGAGATG TGATGGCCATGGAAGATTTGGCAAAAAAACTCGACAATCCGCCTTCTGATTGGACTGGGGATCCCTGCCTACCTCATGATAACTCATGGACTGGTGTTGTATGTTCTCAAGATAATCTGGCTCGAGTTACCACTCT GAACCTCACTGGCATGGGACTGTCAGGAATGCTGCCTTCAAGCGTAGGCAATTTAACAGCAATCACCCATAT TTGGCTTGGGGGCAATAAACTTACTGGTCAGATCCCAGAAATGAGCACATTGAAGGAGCTTCAAACCTT GCATTTGGAGAATAACCAGTTTAAAGGATCAATCCCTAAATCATTAGGCCAACTCGGGAAACTTCGTGAGAT ATTTCTCCAGAACAACAACCTTGATGGTGATATCCCAGATTCACTGCAAAATAAACGCGGAATAAACCTAAA GGTCTCCTCTGGTAATCCGAAGGCAATGGAGTAA